The following coding sequences lie in one Deltaproteobacteria bacterium genomic window:
- the hxsB gene encoding His-Xaa-Ser system radical SAM maturase HxsB, whose amino-acid sequence MTTAMTTPVLDTRGYPAFFRYRELGERVVVTSLEGEWVVLSREQFREFVSGRVDRSGALHAQLAAKNLVRESFDARRAAETMRQRKRFLHAGPNLHLVVVTLRCNETCVYCHASRANLDAVHTDMTPETAERVVDLVLRTTSPHVTIEFQGGEPLVNFPVVQRIVEYALERNRGLGKQLEFTMVSNLSLMDEAKLAWLLEHRVQICTSIDGPADLHDKQRKLPQASAFGSALPWIRRINEAYAEAGLDPTLYHVEALLTTTKETLQRWREVVDTYVELGCRALFLRPVDPFGFAEKTRRVVEYPRSEYLAYYRQAVDYIIERNRQGVEILERYAAIFLTKILSGDDPNFLDIRSPGGAGIGQLAYDHDGKIYSSDEGRMLAAAGDATFLLGDVRTARYRDVVGHPTIRAMAVASNLDAQPDCVDCPYVPYCGTQPEHNHKTLGTMMGRMRESSMCAVHKGIQDYLFEKLATADAATLEVLSRWTTIRPREHFLQDRATP is encoded by the coding sequence ATGACCACCGCGATGACGACTCCGGTGCTCGACACCCGCGGCTACCCGGCGTTCTTCCGCTACCGCGAGCTCGGTGAGCGCGTGGTGGTGACCAGCCTCGAGGGCGAGTGGGTGGTGCTCTCGCGCGAGCAGTTCCGCGAGTTCGTGTCGGGTAGGGTCGATCGCTCCGGGGCCCTGCACGCACAGCTGGCGGCGAAGAACCTCGTGCGCGAGAGCTTCGACGCCCGCCGGGCCGCCGAGACCATGCGCCAGCGCAAGCGCTTCCTGCACGCGGGCCCCAACCTCCACCTGGTGGTCGTCACGCTGCGCTGCAACGAGACCTGCGTCTACTGCCACGCCTCGCGGGCCAACCTCGACGCGGTGCACACCGACATGACGCCCGAGACTGCCGAGCGCGTGGTCGACCTGGTGCTGCGCACGACCAGCCCGCACGTGACGATCGAGTTCCAGGGTGGAGAGCCGCTGGTCAACTTCCCGGTCGTCCAGCGCATCGTCGAGTACGCGCTCGAGCGCAACCGCGGGCTCGGCAAGCAGCTCGAGTTCACGATGGTCAGCAACCTGTCGCTGATGGACGAGGCCAAGCTCGCGTGGCTGCTCGAACACCGCGTGCAGATCTGCACCAGCATCGACGGCCCCGCCGACCTGCACGACAAGCAGCGCAAGCTGCCGCAGGCCTCCGCGTTCGGCAGCGCGCTGCCGTGGATCCGCCGCATCAACGAGGCCTACGCCGAAGCCGGCCTCGACCCGACGCTCTATCACGTCGAAGCCCTGCTCACGACCACCAAGGAGACCTTGCAGCGCTGGCGCGAGGTGGTCGACACCTACGTGGAGCTCGGCTGTCGCGCGTTGTTCCTGCGCCCGGTCGATCCGTTCGGCTTCGCCGAGAAGACCCGGCGCGTGGTCGAATACCCACGCAGCGAGTACCTGGCCTACTACCGCCAGGCGGTCGACTACATCATCGAGCGCAACCGCCAGGGCGTCGAGATCCTCGAGCGTTACGCGGCGATCTTCCTGACCAAGATCCTGAGCGGCGACGATCCCAACTTCCTCGACATCCGCAGCCCCGGTGGCGCCGGCATCGGCCAGCTCGCGTACGATCACGACGGCAAGATCTACAGCTCCGACGAGGGCCGCATGCTGGCCGCGGCCGGCGACGCGACCTTCCTGCTGGGTGACGTCCGCACCGCCCGCTACCGCGACGTGGTGGGCCATCCGACGATCCGCGCGATGGCGGTCGCCTCGAACCTCGACGCTCAGCCCGACTGCGTCGACTGCCCCTACGTGCCGTACTGCGGCACGCAGCCCGAACACAACCACAAGACCCTCGGCACGATGATGGGGCGCATGCGCGAGAGCTCGATGTGCGCCGTCCACAAGGGCATCCAGGACTACCTCTTCGAGAAGCTCGCGACCGCGGACGCGGCGACCCTCGAGGTGCTCTCGCGTTGGACCACGATCCGACCGCGCGAACACTTCCTGCAGGACCGCGCGACGCCGTAG
- a CDS encoding radical SAM protein: MADGGVGEQGALGIEQRIADRRERVHVLTGAVCNNNCIFCMEEDRDGRYVTNSATTDETVQWILEHNRGCEEVCFTSGEPTTNPALPRWIKAAKRHGVPVISVMTNGRALSYERYAKGLVAAGLNRVYISIHGHEAKLHEGLTRTPDSFAQTLAGIDMVASLRRHGVGLHTSTVITRRNLPHLGPIYRFLRAHGVEQVVFNVMQANGRANTHFDQIFPRYRDIAAGFAAFVREQQRVEPQPMAFLVDIPLCTTGEVPDFNRGYVERYVHFEPAAAAARVRVGEPTLAGLPVEGESGLVQLRRADLDDAARRKREACNSCRYDSVCEGVWSNYLRRHGWEEFSPVQLGGAATAAVADESMVGEHG, translated from the coding sequence GTGGCGGACGGCGGAGTCGGCGAACAGGGCGCGCTCGGCATCGAGCAGCGCATCGCCGATCGCCGTGAGCGAGTCCATGTGCTCACCGGTGCCGTCTGCAACAACAACTGCATCTTCTGTATGGAGGAGGATCGGGACGGCCGTTACGTCACCAACTCGGCGACGACGGACGAGACCGTGCAGTGGATCCTCGAGCACAACCGTGGCTGCGAGGAGGTCTGCTTCACCTCCGGCGAGCCGACCACGAACCCGGCGCTGCCGCGCTGGATCAAGGCTGCGAAGCGCCACGGCGTGCCGGTGATCAGCGTGATGACCAACGGTCGCGCGCTCTCTTACGAGCGCTACGCCAAGGGGCTGGTCGCGGCGGGCTTGAACCGGGTCTACATCTCGATTCACGGCCACGAGGCGAAGCTGCACGAGGGCCTCACGCGCACACCCGACAGCTTCGCGCAGACGCTCGCGGGCATCGACATGGTCGCGAGCCTGCGACGACACGGCGTCGGCTTGCACACGTCGACCGTGATCACCCGGCGCAACCTGCCGCACCTGGGTCCGATCTATCGCTTCCTGCGGGCGCATGGCGTCGAGCAGGTGGTCTTCAATGTGATGCAGGCCAACGGTCGCGCCAACACCCACTTCGATCAGATCTTCCCGCGTTACCGCGATATCGCAGCGGGCTTCGCCGCGTTCGTGCGTGAGCAGCAGCGGGTCGAGCCGCAGCCGATGGCGTTCCTCGTCGACATCCCGCTGTGCACGACCGGTGAGGTGCCCGACTTCAACCGCGGCTACGTCGAGCGCTACGTCCACTTCGAGCCCGCGGCCGCCGCCGCGCGCGTGCGCGTCGGAGAGCCGACCCTCGCGGGCTTGCCGGTCGAGGGCGAGTCCGGGCTGGTCCAGCTGCGACGCGCCGATCTCGACGATGCCGCCCGTCGCAAGCGCGAGGCGTGCAACTCGTGCCGGTACGATTCCGTCTGTGAAGGGGTGTGGTCGAACTACCTCCGGCGTCATGGCTGGGAGGAGTTCTCGCCGGTCCAGCTCGGGGGCGCGGCCACGGCCGCGGTGGCGGACGAGTCGATGGTGGGGGAGCACGGGTGA
- a CDS encoding EAL domain-containing protein: MIDDSESSTRERRPTMEMTTLARTTQFVQPRASIEPRPGTQRVLYLGESTREYSTVLELLEQVADPNFVCDHAADEVLAIQALTSAEYDAVLVEVAADRRMWTRLVRDRRLPSVPLVAIDMTAKPEQRSARRDILQHDGADAVVLRSEISGALLEASVHAAIERGRMRRALAEVQERFALAVRGSNDGVWEWLLDSGEMHFSRRWRELLGYGIDDLSNEVDEWFGRVHPADLEALRADIEQHLAGDKPFHENEHRLRASDGTYRWVISRGVVQRDAAGRPVRMAGSLTDTSDFRLREQKLLEESRNDPLTGLPRREPFMERIARAIELRKQDSSYRFTVLMVDVDRFRWLADSIGHQAADGMLAILARRLGGCVRPGDVVARFGGDKFAVLLENLDDVDAGTDIANRIRVAVRDPFEVDGQTVYATVSIGLTTSTRGYDDPQEVINDVGAAATKAKERGQDRHEVFETKMRIDALTHLRLEVALRQAVEREEFELHYQPIVALDTGNLLGFEALTRWRHPRRGIVPPSEFIPVAEQTGLILPIGRWAIHEAVRQLRHWQQALPELPPLSMSVNLSGRQLADPRLLEEIDNALRGNEVAPGCLRLELTESVLMDNAEAVLRVLETLRGTGVRIWVDDFGTGYSSLSYLHRFPVDGLKIDKAFVDVLDGSEQGAAMIRTIVGLAQALGVDVIAEGIESRSQAEQLLQLGCLRGQGYLFGHPLRAARVPELFAPAVSLTSS; encoded by the coding sequence GTGATCGACGATTCCGAGAGCAGCACGCGCGAGCGTCGGCCGACGATGGAAATGACCACGTTGGCCCGCACGACGCAGTTCGTGCAGCCCCGAGCATCGATCGAGCCGCGGCCGGGCACGCAGCGCGTGCTCTACCTGGGCGAGTCGACGCGTGAGTACTCGACCGTCCTCGAGCTGCTCGAGCAGGTCGCCGATCCCAACTTCGTCTGCGATCACGCGGCCGACGAAGTGCTCGCGATCCAGGCCCTCACCAGCGCCGAGTACGACGCGGTGCTGGTCGAGGTCGCCGCGGATCGCCGCATGTGGACGCGCCTGGTGCGAGACCGACGGCTGCCGAGCGTACCCCTGGTCGCGATCGACATGACCGCCAAGCCCGAGCAGCGCTCGGCCCGGCGCGACATCCTGCAGCACGACGGCGCCGACGCGGTGGTGCTGCGCTCGGAGATCTCCGGTGCGTTGCTCGAGGCCAGCGTGCACGCGGCGATCGAGCGCGGTCGCATGCGTCGCGCGCTCGCCGAGGTGCAGGAGCGCTTCGCCCTCGCCGTCCGCGGTAGCAACGACGGTGTGTGGGAGTGGCTGCTCGACAGCGGTGAGATGCACTTCTCGCGGCGCTGGCGTGAGCTGCTGGGCTACGGCATCGATGACCTCTCGAACGAAGTCGACGAGTGGTTCGGCCGCGTGCACCCGGCCGATCTCGAGGCCCTGCGCGCGGACATCGAGCAGCACCTGGCGGGCGACAAGCCCTTCCACGAGAACGAGCATCGCCTGCGTGCCAGTGACGGCACGTACCGCTGGGTGATCAGCCGTGGCGTCGTCCAGCGCGACGCCGCGGGGCGACCGGTGCGCATGGCTGGCTCGCTGACGGACACCTCCGACTTCCGCCTGCGCGAGCAGAAGCTGCTCGAGGAAAGCCGCAACGATCCGCTGACCGGCCTGCCCCGTCGCGAGCCCTTCATGGAGCGGATCGCCCGCGCGATCGAGCTGCGCAAGCAGGACTCCAGCTACCGCTTCACGGTGCTGATGGTCGACGTCGACCGCTTCCGGTGGCTCGCCGACAGCATCGGTCACCAGGCCGCCGACGGCATGCTCGCGATCCTCGCGCGCCGGCTGGGCGGCTGCGTGCGGCCCGGCGACGTGGTCGCGCGCTTCGGCGGCGACAAGTTCGCGGTGCTGCTCGAGAACCTCGACGACGTCGACGCCGGCACCGACATCGCCAACCGCATCCGCGTCGCGGTCCGCGACCCCTTCGAGGTCGACGGGCAGACCGTCTACGCGACCGTCAGCATCGGCCTGACGACGAGCACCCGCGGCTATGACGACCCGCAGGAGGTCATCAACGACGTCGGCGCGGCCGCGACGAAGGCCAAGGAACGCGGTCAGGATCGGCACGAGGTCTTCGAGACCAAGATGCGCATCGACGCGCTCACGCACCTGCGCCTCGAGGTCGCGCTGCGGCAGGCGGTCGAGCGCGAGGAGTTCGAGCTGCACTACCAGCCGATCGTCGCGCTCGACACCGGTAACCTGCTGGGCTTCGAGGCGTTGACGCGCTGGCGGCACCCACGACGCGGCATCGTGCCGCCCTCGGAGTTCATCCCGGTCGCCGAGCAGACCGGCCTCATCCTGCCGATCGGGCGCTGGGCCATCCACGAGGCGGTGCGGCAGCTACGGCACTGGCAGCAGGCGCTGCCCGAGCTTCCGCCGCTGTCGATGAGCGTCAACCTCTCGGGCCGACAGCTCGCCGATCCGCGCCTGCTCGAGGAGATCGACAATGCGCTGCGCGGCAACGAGGTCGCCCCGGGCTGTCTGCGCCTGGAGCTCACCGAGAGCGTGCTGATGGACAACGCCGAGGCGGTGCTGCGCGTGCTCGAGACGCTGCGCGGCACGGGCGTGCGCATCTGGGTCGACGACTTCGGCACCGGCTACTCGTCGCTGTCGTACCTGCACCGATTCCCCGTCGACGGCCTCAAGATCGACAAGGCCTTCGTCGACGTGCTCGACGGCAGCGAGCAGGGCGCGGCCATGATCCGCACGATCGTCGGGCTGGCGCAGGCGCTCGGCGTCGATGTGATCGCCGAGGGCATCGAGTCGCGCTCACAGGCCGAGCAACTGCTGCAGCTCGGCTGTCTGCGCGGGCAGGGCTACCTGTTCGGACATCCCCTTCGCGCCGCTCGGGTGCCCGAGCTGTTCGCGCCCGCCGTCTCGCTCACGAGCTCGTGA